A window of the Tunturibacter empetritectus genome harbors these coding sequences:
- a CDS encoding DsbA family protein: MSISFAVFRCTLFLCLTLGSANISQAGEITGPPNQPLSPELKWRIEVIFRSHAELPPESTVEVGPRVASLVPGYDQVEVSYIANGIHSKPVDLLLSKDGTKMAQFRELEVPSTALTSLADETRPRRGGPSTAPVRIVIFDDLECPFCARLNQTLFPALLDRYGEQVHVVYRDMPSEGHPWAVRAAVDTNCLAKYNSTAYWEAVDQIHKVSSELGGQERTLAKANEGIDAIVLRIAERSHLDVTAVNACVSKQDAGSIKQSQLEAEDLGVIRTPTLFINGAKIEGAVPVTFLFQIIDDALRSQGIRPPVVAIKK, translated from the coding sequence ATGTCGATTTCGTTCGCAGTTTTCCGTTGCACGCTATTTTTATGTTTGACACTAGGCAGCGCGAACATAAGCCAGGCTGGAGAGATAACAGGTCCACCAAATCAACCACTTTCGCCTGAGCTGAAGTGGAGAATAGAAGTTATTTTTCGTTCTCATGCAGAATTGCCTCCCGAGTCCACGGTAGAGGTTGGTCCACGAGTGGCAAGTCTGGTGCCCGGCTATGATCAAGTTGAGGTTTCCTACATCGCCAATGGCATCCATTCAAAGCCCGTCGATTTGCTCCTTTCAAAAGACGGCACAAAGATGGCTCAGTTCCGTGAATTGGAGGTGCCATCCACCGCGCTTACGTCGCTCGCTGATGAAACGCGCCCAAGACGAGGTGGCCCTTCGACGGCACCTGTGCGAATCGTCATTTTCGATGATTTGGAGTGCCCGTTTTGCGCACGACTTAATCAGACACTTTTTCCTGCTCTCCTTGACCGATACGGAGAGCAAGTCCATGTCGTGTATCGAGACATGCCTTCCGAAGGCCATCCATGGGCAGTCAGAGCAGCAGTTGATACGAATTGCCTAGCGAAGTACAACTCGACTGCATATTGGGAAGCAGTCGACCAGATCCATAAAGTATCGAGTGAACTAGGCGGCCAGGAGCGAACCTTAGCTAAGGCCAACGAAGGCATTGATGCGATCGTTTTAAGAATTGCGGAGCGCAGTCATCTCGACGTGACCGCGGTCAACGCTTGCGTCTCAAAGCAAGACGCTGGTTCTATCAAACAATCACAGCTGGAAGCGGAAGATTTGGGAGTCATAAGGACTCCAACGCTATTCATCAATGGAGCGAAAATAGAAGGTGCAGTGCCAGTAACGTTTCTTTTTCAAATAATCGACGATGCCCTTCGTTCGCAGGGTATACGACCCCCTGTCGTCGCTATCAAAAAGTGA